A DNA window from Pseudoalteromonas spongiae UST010723-006 contains the following coding sequences:
- a CDS encoding efflux RND transporter permease subunit, with protein sequence MIAWFTRNHVAANLLMISILIGGLFSLTTQLPLEVFPSFETDRISVSMSLRGATPEDVEQGITIRIEEAVQDLEGIKEIRSRSSEGSASVTIEVDTGYDPRDMLADIKSRVDAINTFPSDAEKPVVSLAQRKRDVINVTVSGNYSEKETREFAEQVRDDLLRIPGVTQLELDGVRNYEIAVEISQDKLRQYQLSIADISNAIDRSSADISAGNLRSSGGSIADISNAIDRSSADISAGNLRSSGGDILLRSKGQAYYKDEFASIIVKSLPDGSLIRLSDVANIQDGFEESPVRTRFNGKQAAFIEVYRIGDQSAIDVADKVKEYIQSQQGKLPAGYELSYWDDDSVIVKNRISTLTSNALQGGILVLALLTLFLRPAIAFWVFIGIPVSFMGAFLAMPLFGITLNIMSLFGFILVLGIVVDDAIVTGENVYTHLNGSESGEEAAIKGTQEVATPVTFGILTTVAAFLPLAFIDGARGALFAQIPVVVIPVLLMSLVESKFVLPAHLKYLKLRKEKGQVSKFSQFQQNFADGFERKIFKYYRPLLNKAVSNKGITLSLFVAIFFIILSLIMSGWTKFIFFPRIPSETVRANLTLPTGTPFNVTAKYIDLMADKAEVLREKYRDPDTGESVIINVLATTGGRGGATNTGGVRFEITPPESRALDIGSRELVSEWRGLIGQIPGAETLTFRAEIGRSSDPIDVQLTGMSLTTLQEVADQVKKHLATYPTVFDIADSLSDGKQELQLELTAQGKALGLTRTDLTRHVRNAFFGVQVQRIQRGRDDVRVMVRLPLSERSSLTTLNALLIDTPSGGQVPLNHVATLTPGKSPSSIYRIDRFRTVNITADIEKANTNMTVLQAELKDFLDGLVAKYPGVRHSLEGEAKEQRESFSSLGWALIFVFFVIYALLAIPFKSYIQPLIVMSVIPFGMIGAVLGHWIMAMELTIMSLLGMLALIGVVVNDSLVLVDYINKRRNDGHDLMEAVLTAGVSRFRPVMLTSITTFCGLMPLLFEQQTQAQFLIPMAVSLGFGIIFATLITLILVPVNYLIVEKLKTGYAKLTETNQQTA encoded by the coding sequence ATGATCGCCTGGTTTACACGCAATCATGTTGCCGCAAACTTGTTGATGATCAGCATTTTAATCGGTGGCCTGTTTTCGCTAACAACACAATTACCGCTTGAAGTGTTCCCGTCGTTTGAAACCGACCGCATTAGCGTCAGCATGTCATTGCGCGGGGCAACACCGGAAGATGTAGAGCAAGGTATCACTATTCGCATAGAAGAAGCAGTGCAGGATTTGGAAGGCATTAAAGAAATCCGCAGTCGCTCCTCTGAAGGTTCGGCGTCAGTCACAATCGAAGTCGACACTGGTTACGACCCTCGCGATATGCTGGCCGACATAAAAAGTCGCGTAGATGCAATAAATACCTTTCCAAGTGATGCCGAAAAACCCGTAGTATCACTTGCCCAGCGCAAACGCGATGTGATTAACGTGACTGTTTCAGGCAATTATTCAGAGAAAGAAACCCGTGAATTTGCAGAGCAGGTTCGCGATGATTTATTGCGTATTCCGGGCGTAACTCAGCTTGAGCTTGACGGTGTTCGTAACTATGAAATTGCGGTCGAAATAAGCCAAGATAAACTGCGTCAATATCAATTAAGCATTGCAGATATTAGCAATGCGATTGACCGTTCAAGTGCCGATATTTCGGCGGGGAATTTACGCTCAAGTGGGGGGAGCATTGCAGATATTAGCAATGCGATTGACCGTTCAAGTGCCGATATTTCGGCGGGTAATTTACGCTCAAGTGGTGGTGATATTTTACTGCGCTCAAAAGGCCAAGCGTATTACAAAGATGAATTTGCAAGTATTATTGTAAAGAGCTTGCCAGATGGCTCACTGATCCGTTTATCTGATGTGGCTAATATTCAAGATGGCTTTGAAGAATCACCTGTTCGCACGCGTTTTAATGGTAAACAAGCTGCGTTTATTGAGGTGTACCGCATTGGCGACCAAAGTGCGATTGATGTGGCTGATAAAGTAAAAGAGTATATTCAAAGTCAGCAAGGCAAATTACCCGCAGGGTACGAGCTAAGTTACTGGGATGATGACTCTGTTATCGTCAAAAATCGTATTTCAACATTAACCTCAAATGCATTACAAGGCGGCATTTTAGTGCTTGCTTTATTGACTTTATTTTTACGTCCCGCGATTGCGTTTTGGGTATTTATCGGTATTCCTGTGTCATTTATGGGCGCGTTTTTAGCCATGCCACTTTTTGGTATCACACTCAATATTATGAGTCTGTTTGGCTTTATCTTAGTGTTAGGTATTGTTGTTGATGATGCCATTGTTACCGGAGAAAACGTTTATACCCACTTAAATGGCTCTGAGTCAGGAGAGGAAGCGGCCATAAAAGGCACGCAAGAAGTTGCAACGCCAGTAACGTTTGGCATCTTAACCACAGTAGCGGCGTTTTTACCACTCGCATTTATTGATGGGGCTCGTGGCGCTTTATTTGCACAAATTCCGGTTGTTGTGATCCCAGTTCTGCTCATGTCGTTGGTGGAATCTAAATTTGTATTACCGGCTCACCTTAAGTACTTAAAGTTGCGTAAGGAAAAAGGGCAGGTAAGCAAATTTAGTCAGTTTCAACAGAACTTTGCTGATGGCTTTGAACGCAAAATTTTCAAATACTACCGTCCTCTTCTAAATAAAGCAGTGAGTAATAAAGGCATCACATTATCTTTATTTGTGGCGATATTTTTTATTATCTTGTCATTGATTATGAGCGGTTGGACTAAGTTTATTTTCTTTCCACGAATTCCGAGTGAAACCGTACGTGCAAACCTCACTTTACCAACAGGTACGCCTTTTAACGTGACGGCAAAATACATTGACTTAATGGCTGATAAAGCAGAGGTATTGCGAGAAAAGTATCGCGATCCCGATACCGGAGAGAGTGTTATTATAAATGTACTAGCTACCACGGGCGGGCGTGGTGGTGCAACAAACACCGGTGGCGTGCGTTTTGAAATAACGCCACCAGAATCTCGCGCCCTTGATATTGGCTCGCGCGAATTGGTATCCGAGTGGCGCGGTTTAATAGGGCAAATTCCAGGTGCTGAAACGCTAACATTTAGAGCTGAAATTGGTCGTTCAAGCGATCCAATTGATGTGCAACTAACGGGCATGTCTCTGACTACTTTGCAGGAAGTGGCCGACCAAGTTAAAAAGCATTTGGCAACGTACCCTACCGTTTTTGACATCGCAGATAGCTTAAGTGATGGTAAGCAAGAGTTACAATTGGAGCTTACTGCACAGGGTAAGGCGCTGGGTTTAACCCGTACGGATCTAACACGTCATGTACGAAATGCATTTTTCGGTGTTCAGGTGCAGCGTATTCAACGTGGTAGAGACGATGTGCGCGTCATGGTGCGTTTACCACTGAGTGAGCGCAGTTCACTTACTACATTAAATGCATTGCTGATTGATACGCCAAGTGGTGGTCAAGTACCGTTAAATCATGTGGCAACATTAACTCCGGGTAAAAGCCCATCGAGTATTTATCGTATTGACCGTTTCCGTACGGTAAATATCACCGCGGATATTGAAAAAGCCAATACGAATATGACCGTGTTGCAGGCAGAGCTAAAAGACTTTTTAGATGGCTTAGTTGCAAAGTATCCTGGTGTGCGTCATTCACTGGAAGGTGAAGCAAAAGAGCAGCGCGAGTCGTTTAGCTCCCTCGGATGGGCGCTGATTTTCGTATTTTTTGTCATTTACGCGCTGTTAGCGATACCTTTTAAATCGTATATTCAACCGCTTATTGTTATGAGTGTAATTCCTTTTGGCATGATTGGCGCGGTGCTAGGTCATTGGATAATGGCAATGGAACTAACCATTATGAGTTTACTCGGTATGCTTGCGTTAATTGGCGTAGTGGTTAACGACTCCTTGGTATTGGTTGATTATATTAATAAACGACGAAATGATGGCCATGATCTTATGGAAGCCGTGTTAACTGCAGGAGTATCCCGCTTTAGACCAGTAATGCTTACAAGTATTACCACGTTCTGTGGCTTAATGCCGTTATTGTTTGAACAGCAAACTCAAGCGCAGTTTTTAATTCCAATGGCCGTATCACTTGGCTTCGGTATAATTTTTGCCACGTTAATTACGCTAATTCTGGTGCCAGTAAATTACTTAATTGTTGAGAAGTTAAAGACGGGATATGCAAAACTAACCGAGACAAATCAGCAAACAGCTTAA
- a CDS encoding oxidative damage protection protein — translation MARTVFCQKLQKEADGLDFQLYPGDVGERIFNNISKEAWAQWQHKQTMLINEKHLNMMDPEHRGFLEEQMVGFLFENKDVEIEGYKPVEE, via the coding sequence ATGGCACGTACCGTTTTTTGTCAAAAGCTACAAAAAGAAGCAGATGGTTTAGATTTTCAACTTTACCCAGGTGATGTGGGTGAACGCATCTTTAATAACATTAGCAAAGAAGCATGGGCTCAGTGGCAACACAAGCAAACTATGCTAATTAATGAAAAACATCTAAATATGATGGACCCAGAACATCGCGGGTTTTTAGAGGAGCAAATGGTTGGCTTCTTGTTTGAAAATAAAGATGTTGAAATTGAAGGTTACAAACCGGTAGAAGAATAA
- a CDS encoding efflux RND transporter periplasmic adaptor subunit: protein MPINKTRFPRFVIPVLILIVAGIIVSVIFKNPPTAKRFGGAKQAQLIVDAKTIEPRSYRVQVASYGIVKPRTQSILVAQVSGEISFISDSLRDGGFFEKGQMLLSIDERDYLAEVKIAEASLLSAKQALVEEQARGKQALADWQRLGSGDAPSDLVLRKPQLAAQQANVLSAQAKLEKAQLALERTKIVAPFSGRVLKKHVDIGQVVSNNAQLAEIFATDKVEIRLPINNKDLAFINLPEVYQSGEKTNQNSLVTFNSDLIGEQTWQGTLVRTEGAINDASQQLYVVAQIEDPYSTPVSGQNPVKIGQYVSATIKGREIPNALVIPNNAIYQGSYVYVLDKENQLLRKDISLAWQGESESLVATGLMANERLVVTPLGQVSSGTRVAVIGETPAKKRDSEQRVTKLKEIAKQRGITVEQLKAERKAMREQEKAL from the coding sequence ATGCCAATTAATAAAACACGATTCCCACGTTTTGTAATACCAGTTTTAATTTTGATTGTGGCGGGCATTATCGTCAGTGTTATTTTTAAAAATCCACCCACAGCAAAACGTTTTGGTGGCGCTAAACAAGCGCAACTTATTGTAGATGCAAAGACTATTGAACCGCGTTCTTACCGAGTACAGGTAGCAAGCTATGGAATTGTAAAACCGCGCACGCAAAGCATTTTAGTGGCACAAGTGTCAGGCGAAATCAGCTTTATCAGTGATAGCTTGCGCGATGGTGGTTTTTTCGAAAAGGGTCAAATGTTACTCAGCATTGATGAGCGCGACTATCTTGCTGAAGTAAAAATTGCAGAGGCCAGTTTATTATCGGCAAAGCAAGCGTTAGTTGAAGAGCAGGCGAGAGGAAAACAAGCACTGGCTGATTGGCAGCGTTTAGGAAGTGGCGATGCTCCCAGTGATTTAGTGTTACGTAAACCGCAATTAGCCGCTCAGCAGGCTAACGTATTGTCGGCGCAAGCAAAACTTGAAAAAGCACAGCTTGCACTTGAGCGCACAAAAATTGTCGCGCCATTTTCTGGGCGTGTACTTAAAAAGCATGTTGATATTGGTCAGGTGGTGTCAAACAATGCCCAACTTGCCGAGATTTTTGCCACCGATAAAGTTGAAATTCGATTACCGATTAATAATAAAGATTTAGCCTTTATAAATTTGCCAGAAGTGTATCAAAGTGGTGAAAAAACAAATCAAAATAGTCTTGTTACGTTTAATTCAGATTTAATTGGCGAGCAAACATGGCAAGGCACCTTAGTGAGAACGGAAGGGGCAATTAATGATGCGTCACAACAGCTTTATGTAGTTGCTCAAATTGAAGACCCTTACTCAACGCCGGTATCGGGACAAAATCCAGTGAAAATTGGCCAATATGTTAGTGCTACTATTAAAGGTCGTGAAATTCCAAACGCCTTGGTCATTCCAAATAACGCGATTTATCAAGGTAGCTACGTTTATGTGTTGGATAAAGAAAATCAATTACTAAGAAAAGATATCTCTCTTGCTTGGCAGGGCGAAAGTGAGAGTTTGGTCGCGACCGGTTTAATGGCGAATGAGCGCTTGGTAGTAACACCGCTTGGTCAAGTAAGTAGTGGTACACGTGTTGCTGTTATTGGTGAAACGCCAGCAAAAAAACGCGACTCAGAGCAACGCGTAACTAAGTTAAAAGAAATTGCAAAACAGCGCGGAATTACCGTAGAGCAATTAAAAGCTGAACGTAAAGCCATGCGTGAACAGGAGAAAGCACTATGA
- the mutY gene encoding A/G-specific adenine glycosylase: MKIEKKEREWFSNQVVEWYHLYGRKTLPWQLGKTPYKVWVSEIMLQQTQVITVIPYFERFMASFPTVQDLAQADEDQVLHHWTGLGYYARARNLHKAAKIIVEKYNGHFPEDIDEVIALPGIGRSTAGAILSLSLGQHHPILDGNVKRVLARFFMVSGWYGEKKVETLLWQLSDQVTPKGNVVEFNQAMMDLGASLCSRTKFDCDPCPLVDKCGAHNAERVKEFPNPKPKKNNPTKSCLMAIVRVNNQVLMEKRPSSGIWGGLFGFFEFANENELENWLLSNGLAGEKTYLDEFKHVFSHFNLMITPVVIDVTKLPLNVAEKEVLAYNLTQPQEVGLATPTKKIIKTLTRKG, translated from the coding sequence GTGAAAATAGAAAAGAAAGAAAGAGAGTGGTTTTCTAACCAAGTGGTTGAATGGTATCACTTATATGGTCGAAAGACGCTGCCATGGCAACTCGGCAAAACACCATATAAAGTGTGGGTGTCGGAAATTATGTTGCAACAAACCCAAGTGATTACGGTTATTCCATATTTCGAACGCTTTATGGCAAGTTTTCCTACTGTGCAAGATTTAGCGCAAGCAGACGAAGATCAAGTGCTACATCATTGGACTGGTTTAGGGTATTACGCACGTGCTCGTAACTTGCATAAAGCTGCAAAGATTATTGTTGAGAAGTACAACGGGCACTTTCCAGAAGACATTGATGAAGTGATTGCATTGCCAGGCATTGGGCGTTCTACCGCGGGCGCTATTTTGTCACTATCTCTTGGCCAACATCATCCGATTTTAGATGGTAATGTTAAGCGTGTATTGGCGCGCTTTTTTATGGTGTCAGGTTGGTATGGTGAAAAGAAAGTAGAAACTTTATTGTGGCAGCTTTCAGATCAAGTGACGCCAAAAGGAAATGTGGTAGAATTTAATCAAGCCATGATGGACTTGGGAGCGAGCCTTTGCTCTCGTACCAAGTTTGATTGCGATCCTTGTCCATTAGTTGATAAATGTGGCGCACATAATGCCGAACGCGTAAAAGAATTCCCAAATCCTAAACCGAAAAAAAACAATCCAACAAAGTCATGCTTGATGGCAATTGTTAGAGTAAATAATCAAGTGCTAATGGAAAAGCGTCCATCATCGGGTATTTGGGGTGGGTTATTTGGCTTTTTTGAATTTGCTAACGAAAATGAATTAGAAAATTGGCTGTTAAGCAATGGGTTGGCAGGTGAAAAAACATATCTAGATGAGTTTAAACATGTGTTTAGTCATTTTAATTTAATGATTACACCTGTTGTGATTGACGTTACTAAGCTGCCATTGAATGTCGCTGAAAAAGAGGTTTTGGCGTATAACTTAACGCAGCCACAAGAAGTGGGGCTTGCTACGCCTACAAAGAAAATAATTAAAACTTTAACCAGAAAAGGGTAA
- a CDS encoding hybrid sensor histidine kinase/response regulator, producing the protein MLTNKFLSLKAIHTINAIVFIIFAASLYMAINSFSKIQTNEPQLPSYTKLDIQTIADKVDRPLVDAITRFGFNNAIQILHSLKSVDKGIDYYLYNLKRDELQLISKTGGNFSNPENKTAAIETDSAITVSQQLTLAGKNHGLLVIEYKKPSQIINTVTSPTAAYLWTALAILSGIFCFTFLPTALSRKIISNTEKLDKEISVITEKGDYQLRVDTNIGLGLAPTAERVNLLLDAVNKSEQLHIKAENDLQDLQSSLEHQVVARTQELEKAIKVAERASEAKTTFLATMSHEIRTPMNGVIGTIDLLRNTTLTGSQHRLSSIIRESAFSLLGILDDILDFSKIEAGKLTVENKPFSVVNVVEEVAKVMSSIAHKSDLELSLFIDPEIPESVLGDAVRVRQVIYNLCSNAIKFTQTNSDMQGQVSIEAKLASNSHDFDTIDFIISDNGKGMDKTQLARIFQPFSQAEESITREYGGTGLGLSICKSLTELMYGTIRVSSELGLGSEFIVSIPFTKDSEAKKGNRGRLQKRQIALFSPTDINKQRLQSYLSYLGAQVTPFNQISDELAEWQTKQGLIWVLDGTHDMDEANKLLRKIAYNLEEHKQQAIVLGRLTEAKLNLNNLFYLSAMPLCKTAFFNSLLIAAGLQSPKVINTKKQISPLTNHQSKGHCQVLLVEDNLMNQQVICDQLNLLGYSVDIASNGEEGFDMWKNGQYEFVLTDLHMPKMSGYDLARKIRQESPYRKDLKTATTIVAVTANALKGEREKCIEGGMNDYITKPVELNVLEELMDKWLPQGQAQTTATPILIEKLISYVGNDVQQHQHYLDMFAKHGQDLAFDISRALKQEDVEQAGKLAHQLKSTAQTIGAVSVANAAQAIETLVNQERDIASVTLTHYADELERSFFEANEFIHDYLKNSLNN; encoded by the coding sequence ATGCTTACTAACAAGTTTTTATCGCTAAAAGCTATTCATACAATTAATGCCATTGTTTTTATAATTTTCGCCGCATCGTTATATATGGCAATAAACAGCTTTTCCAAAATACAAACTAACGAACCACAACTCCCCAGCTACACCAAACTCGATATTCAAACCATTGCAGATAAAGTTGATAGACCATTGGTTGATGCCATCACCCGATTTGGTTTTAATAATGCGATTCAAATTCTTCATTCTTTAAAATCCGTAGATAAAGGAATTGATTACTACCTTTACAACTTAAAACGTGACGAGTTACAGCTAATCAGTAAAACTGGTGGTAACTTTTCAAACCCTGAAAACAAAACCGCCGCAATCGAAACAGATAGCGCCATTACCGTAAGCCAACAATTAACCCTTGCAGGAAAGAACCATGGCTTACTTGTTATCGAATACAAAAAACCATCACAAATCATAAATACCGTTACTTCGCCAACCGCAGCATACCTTTGGACAGCATTAGCTATTTTAAGCGGCATTTTTTGTTTTACCTTTTTACCAACCGCACTTTCGCGAAAAATCATTTCGAATACAGAAAAGCTAGATAAAGAAATTAGCGTCATTACTGAAAAAGGTGATTATCAACTTCGCGTCGATACAAATATCGGGTTAGGTCTTGCCCCCACAGCTGAGCGCGTTAATTTGCTACTTGATGCGGTAAACAAGAGCGAGCAATTACATATTAAGGCTGAAAACGATTTACAAGACTTACAATCTAGCCTTGAGCATCAGGTGGTTGCGCGCACCCAAGAACTAGAAAAAGCAATTAAAGTTGCTGAGCGTGCAAGCGAAGCTAAAACAACGTTCCTTGCAACCATGAGCCACGAAATACGTACACCAATGAATGGTGTCATTGGCACCATTGATTTATTACGCAATACAACCTTAACAGGCTCTCAGCATAGGCTAAGTAGCATTATTCGTGAATCTGCTTTTTCGCTGTTAGGAATTTTGGACGACATTTTAGACTTTTCAAAAATTGAAGCAGGCAAACTAACGGTTGAAAACAAACCATTTAGCGTTGTTAATGTTGTTGAAGAAGTTGCAAAAGTAATGAGTTCAATCGCACACAAGAGTGATTTAGAACTTTCGTTATTTATCGACCCTGAAATCCCAGAATCTGTGCTTGGTGATGCCGTGCGCGTGCGCCAAGTAATATATAACCTGTGTTCTAACGCAATTAAATTCACCCAAACCAATAGTGATATGCAAGGGCAAGTGTCTATTGAAGCCAAACTTGCCTCAAATAGCCATGATTTCGATACTATCGATTTTATTATTAGCGATAACGGTAAAGGCATGGATAAAACGCAACTTGCGCGTATTTTCCAACCCTTTAGCCAAGCTGAAGAAAGCATTACTCGTGAATATGGCGGTACAGGCTTGGGCCTTTCAATTTGTAAAAGCTTAACGGAATTAATGTACGGCACCATTCGCGTTAGTTCTGAGCTTGGTCTTGGCAGTGAATTTATTGTGAGTATTCCTTTCACCAAAGATTCAGAAGCGAAAAAAGGTAACCGCGGACGTTTACAAAAGCGTCAAATTGCACTCTTTAGTCCAACAGACATTAATAAGCAGCGCTTACAATCTTACCTAAGCTATTTAGGGGCACAGGTAACACCGTTCAATCAAATATCTGATGAGCTTGCCGAATGGCAAACTAAACAGGGTCTGATCTGGGTGCTTGATGGCACACATGACATGGATGAAGCAAATAAGCTGCTACGTAAAATTGCCTACAACTTAGAAGAGCATAAACAGCAAGCAATTGTTTTAGGTCGCTTAACCGAAGCCAAGCTAAATTTAAACAATCTATTCTACCTTTCGGCCATGCCACTGTGTAAAACAGCCTTTTTTAATTCATTGTTAATTGCTGCTGGATTGCAGTCTCCTAAAGTTATTAATACTAAAAAACAAATTAGCCCGTTAACAAATCACCAAAGCAAAGGGCATTGCCAAGTATTATTAGTTGAAGATAATTTAATGAACCAACAAGTAATTTGCGACCAGCTTAACTTACTTGGTTACAGTGTAGATATTGCTTCGAATGGTGAAGAAGGTTTTGACATGTGGAAAAACGGCCAGTACGAGTTTGTATTAACCGATTTACATATGCCTAAAATGTCTGGTTATGATTTAGCGCGTAAAATTAGACAAGAGTCTCCGTATCGTAAAGACCTAAAAACTGCGACTACCATAGTTGCAGTTACTGCTAATGCCCTAAAAGGTGAGCGAGAAAAGTGCATTGAAGGCGGCATGAACGACTACATCACTAAACCAGTTGAGCTAAATGTACTTGAAGAGCTAATGGATAAATGGCTTCCGCAGGGACAAGCACAAACCACCGCTACACCTATTTTAATCGAAAAGTTAATCAGTTATGTTGGAAATGATGTACAGCAGCATCAACATTATTTAGATATGTTTGCTAAACACGGGCAAGATCTCGCGTTTGATATTTCACGTGCGTTAAAACAAGAAGATGTAGAGCAAGCAGGCAAGCTCGCACATCAATTAAAATCAACAGCACAAACCATTGGTGCCGTGAGCGTTGCCAATGCAGCACAAGCGATTGAAACTCTTGTTAATCAAGAAAGAGACATTGCTAGCGTAACCTTAACGCATTACGCTGATGAGCTTGAGCGCAGCTTCTTTGAAGCCAATGAGTTTATACATGACTATTTGAAAAATAGCCTGAATAACTAG
- the trmB gene encoding tRNA (guanosine(46)-N7)-methyltransferase TrmB — MSDTSKTALEQAEQEGKYIRKVRSFVKREGRLTKGQAKALEDNWATMGLNHQDGLLDFTKVFGNDNPVVLEIGFGMGKSLVEMAKNAPDTNFIGIEVHRPGVGACLMDASEAGVTNLRVYEHDAVEVLSDCIADGSLAKLQLFFPDPWHKKRHHKRRIVQPEFVENLRSKLKIGGVFHMATDWENYAEHMLEVMTAAEKFQNQSETNDYVPRPDDRPLTKFEQRGHRLGHGVWDLMFERKV, encoded by the coding sequence ATGAGCGATACATCTAAAACTGCTTTAGAGCAAGCAGAACAAGAAGGTAAATACATTCGTAAAGTTCGCAGCTTTGTAAAACGCGAAGGTCGTTTAACCAAAGGGCAAGCAAAAGCACTTGAAGATAACTGGGCGACTATGGGATTAAACCACCAAGACGGCCTGCTTGATTTCACCAAAGTGTTTGGCAACGACAACCCAGTTGTACTTGAGATTGGCTTTGGTATGGGTAAGTCTTTAGTTGAAATGGCAAAGAATGCGCCAGATACAAACTTTATCGGTATTGAAGTTCACCGCCCAGGTGTAGGTGCATGTTTAATGGATGCAAGCGAAGCCGGCGTAACAAACCTACGTGTTTATGAGCACGATGCAGTTGAAGTACTTTCCGACTGCATTGCCGATGGTTCACTCGCTAAGTTACAGTTATTTTTCCCTGATCCATGGCATAAAAAGCGCCACCACAAGCGTCGTATTGTACAACCTGAATTCGTTGAAAACCTGCGTAGCAAACTTAAAATCGGTGGTGTTTTCCACATGGCAACTGACTGGGAAAACTACGCTGAGCACATGTTAGAAGTGATGACTGCGGCTGAAAAGTTCCAAAACCAATCAGAAACTAACGATTACGTACCGCGTCCGGACGACCGTCCATTGACTAAATTCGAACAGCGCGGCCACCGTTTAGGTCATGGTGTTTGGGACTTAATGTTCGAAAGAAAGGTATAA
- a CDS encoding efflux transporter outer membrane subunit, with the protein MGNRLKPLFKVNLVVGLLIALAGCNTTNKITSDYRADINTPEAWQAQSQYLAVKDNWLNELQNTQAFELVEKALANNRSLQQKALDIAVSKQQLIVTGSDLWPTFDLSLVSNRRYNPTTDSYSNGNGLDLNLSYELDVWGKLSVKERNANLNVMALEAEYLSQKQALVAAVVKAWFGVIEANNQVALLNERLVLAQQNLEIIESGYRQGLNDALDVYLTRNELNNEKSRLVAQQNTQVERIRDLELLLGDYPSGLLSVTAELPLLTSDIPLGMPSELITRKPSLIASWYSLLAKDAALAYAHKQRFPSLKLTGSVGPDSSDISDLLAGGNVAWSLAGSLTAPLFNAGRLKANEEKALLELNKQELSYLDSLYSAFQSVENGISAERNLQQRYESTLLAANNAKLAETLSFEQYLKGLVSYTTVLDAQKRSFDAQSSLITIKNLLIANRVDLHVALGGDFNVAELKENANAN; encoded by the coding sequence ATGGGCAACAGGTTGAAGCCGCTTTTCAAAGTAAATCTCGTTGTAGGTTTACTGATAGCATTAGCTGGCTGTAATACAACAAATAAAATAACGTCAGATTATCGAGCTGACATAAATACCCCCGAAGCATGGCAGGCGCAAAGCCAATACTTGGCTGTGAAAGATAATTGGTTGAACGAATTGCAAAATACGCAAGCGTTCGAGTTGGTTGAAAAAGCACTTGCGAATAACCGCAGTTTGCAGCAAAAGGCGTTAGATATTGCCGTTTCGAAACAACAACTCATCGTGACTGGTAGTGATTTATGGCCAACATTTGATTTATCGCTTGTAAGTAATCGCCGCTATAATCCAACCACAGACAGCTACTCCAATGGTAATGGGTTAGACCTAAATTTATCTTATGAATTAGATGTTTGGGGAAAACTATCGGTAAAAGAGCGAAATGCTAATTTAAATGTGATGGCATTAGAGGCCGAATACTTATCGCAAAAACAAGCATTAGTTGCCGCTGTCGTTAAAGCTTGGTTTGGCGTAATTGAGGCGAATAATCAAGTTGCACTTCTAAACGAACGACTTGTGCTTGCACAACAAAATTTAGAGATAATAGAGTCGGGATACCGCCAAGGACTCAATGACGCACTGGATGTGTACTTAACACGTAACGAACTTAACAATGAAAAATCTCGTTTAGTTGCGCAGCAAAATACGCAAGTGGAGCGCATTAGGGATTTAGAGTTGCTGCTAGGTGACTACCCATCGGGTTTACTTTCGGTGACTGCTGAGCTGCCGTTATTAACATCAGATATTCCACTTGGTATGCCGTCAGAGTTAATCACACGAAAACCGTCACTTATTGCAAGTTGGTACAGTTTGCTGGCAAAAGATGCGGCGCTTGCCTATGCCCATAAACAGCGTTTTCCTAGTTTAAAGCTCACCGGCAGTGTTGGGCCAGATAGCAGTGATATCAGTGATTTGCTGGCTGGTGGTAATGTTGCGTGGTCGTTGGCGGGGTCACTTACAGCACCATTATTTAATGCGGGCCGCTTAAAAGCTAACGAAGAAAAAGCATTGCTTGAATTAAATAAACAAGAACTTAGCTATTTAGATAGTCTCTATTCAGCATTCCAAAGTGTTGAAAATGGCATTTCAGCTGAGCGCAATTTGCAGCAAAGATACGAATCAACCTTACTCGCTGCTAATAACGCTAAGCTTGCTGAAACCTTATCATTTGAACAGTACTTAAAAGGTTTGGTGAGTTATACCACGGTACTTGATGCGCAGAAGCGTTCTTTTGACGCACAAAGTAGCTTAATAACGATAAAAAATTTACTGATAGCAAACCGTGTTGACTTACATGTTGCACTCGGTGGCGATTTTAACGTCGCAGAATTAAAGGAAAACGCTAATGCCAATTAA